A genomic stretch from Triplophysa dalaica isolate WHDGS20190420 chromosome 4, ASM1584641v1, whole genome shotgun sequence includes:
- the LOC130419221 gene encoding uncharacterized protein LOC130419221 isoform X1, translating into MDAVGVNVIETATLGRPFQLGTLYDCRKDALVPGITLWGKEQLHQSIRSHAQINTDFNVTASDSIEEKSNLLNIDGSLKLSLLSGLVNVRGAAKYLSDTKKSFKQQRLTLHYHSTTKFEELTMNHLGSGKIVHYEAFDNDAATHVVTAVLYGANACFVFDREVSSDEDKTTIEGEVKATFDKLKGISLGAEIDLNMNDNQKNAVQKFSCTFYGDFQLPSNPTSFEDALKIFADLPKLLGEKKELAVPLRVWLYPLDKLHTSAAKVQKDISTGLIKAVESVFESLSTTEMKCADLLKEPPALAFAAFNGQIMQMRENCCSYKFSLMKKLGSLLPEIRGDQKKETELNDLLRDHMESPFRGQNLEHWVKEKAKESAVIKTLIRQLNDYGAKVEVNLDEILMDLEVEHLVSYTFTSFEGPDVLLSTQKDYLSPKGQKKENAPSAKWMTGLSSDAKKNMRTNTTLFKNLIKSKQRKPAKFIVASKEVKNIEGSCILLYENGSDEDICFTPPLKPACPVIEQIKGHSVVLQVPTTCQATEDLRLMYKIKEDKDWKSQHVQQSKETLTLTDLSPDTEYEIKYTAVGKLNYTVDSDVIHITVIDKKLISATESVLESLTLTEKKCSELVDDSRSKIFGAFNRKIQDMMKHCQTYRQDLSTRIQSLIHSIQACEKGICDLEYLLQAHEESPFKATSLREWITIKEKELNVVSTIFHQLLDSGAEEHINLDEILSDINVENVVCYTFSSLEEPDEFLSDHENYLKHQMIRRDLEKMPDAVSRTWLQGTVTEKIREHLKLFKDIMTSHGSQSTKFLVSSKDHTIHLGSCILFYENGSHEALCFAPPSKPACPIIIQVKGYSVVLKIPPTCQATEDLRLMYKIKEDKDWKSQHVQQSKETLTLTDLNPEAEYEIKYTAVGKLNYTVDSDVIYITVIDKKLISATESVLESLTLTGKKCSELMDDSRSKIFGAFNRKIQDMMKHCQTYRQDLSTRIQSLIHSIQACENGICDLEYLLQAHEESPFKATSLREWITIKEKELYVVSTILQQLLDSGAVEHNNLDEILSDINVENVLCYTFSSLEEPDELLSDHENYLKHQMIRRDLEKMPDAVSRTWLQGTVTEKMREHLKLFKDIMTSHGSQSTKFLVSSKDHTIHPGSCILFYENGSHEALCFTPPSKPACPIIIQVKGHSVVLNVPPTFQDTEDLRLMYNIKEDKDWKSQHVQQSKETLTLTDLSPDTEYEIKFTAVGKLNYTVDSDVIYIKVIDKKLISATESILESLTLTEKKCYELVDDSRSKVFGAFNRKIQDMMKHCQTYRQDLSTRIQSLIHLIQVCENGICDLEDLLQAHEESPFKATSLIEWITIKEKELNVVSTILQQLLDSGAEEHNNLDEILSDINVENVLCYTFSSLEEPDEFLYDHENYLKHQMIRRDLEKMPDAVSRTWLQGTVTEKMREHLKLFKDIMTSHGSQSTKFLVSSKDHTIHPGSCILFYENGSHETLCFTPPSKPACPIIIQVKGHSVVLNVPPTCQATEDLRLMYKIKEDKDWKSQHVQQSKETLTLTDLNPETQYEIKYTAVGKLNYTVDSDVIYIKVIDKKLISATESVLESLTLTEKKCSELMDSSRTKIFGAFNRKIQDMMKRCQTYRQDLSTRIQSLIHSIQVCENGICDLEDLLQAHEESPFKATSLIEWITIKEKELNVVSTILQQLLDSGAEEHNNLDEILSDINVENVLCYTFSSLEEPDEFLSDHENYLKHQMIRRDLEKMPDAVSRTWLQGTVRDKMREHLKKFKDIMTSHGSQSTKFLVSSKDHTIHPGSCILLYENGSHEALCFTPPSKPACPIIKQVRGHSVVFEMPSPCPETVELKLLYKMKEEREWKSQHVHKSQDTVTLEDLSPDTQYDVKYTAVGKLNYTTDSDVIRVEEGGTRTTRDNGGVKLFSDLAGKTNGGHKSFFDTLENRIKDLREVPTMDDSDIFLVYCPLVSRHGNDIEAALKRFTDSTASKLKVLVVLHHTFDPEKTVPDSSRRVNRTDILTVDCLFYEDTGLLKCQKNDDAIDKVVNLLRQQRKEKYVNEFQSREGPLHKNVAPNDNLRKENEKHPTELDKDKRNPQGENKEVSKLSSEKERVAKTPSIQSESRKIKLCSILAGKTNISPERFTGTLKKEIPNLMEVSMDESDIVLVFCPIVSRAGTDIEAALKIFTDSTDSKLKVLVVLHHTFDTEKTVPDSSRCVNRTDILTVDCLFYEDTGLLKCQKNDDAIDKVVNWLIQQGEKKGVKVCRWQVETDQSSSFWSRLSGPFKGNKQGSSSDNM; encoded by the exons ATGGATGCAGTGGGAGTGAACGTCATAGAAACTGCTACTCTTGGGAGACCCTTCCAGCTGGGTACGCTGTATGACTGCAGAAAAGATGCCCTAGTACCAG GAATCACACTATGGGGTAAAGAGCAACTTCATCAGAGTATACGCAGTCATGCCCAAATTAATACAGATTTCAATGTCACAGCTTCAGACTCCATTGaagaaaaatctaatttactGAACATTGATGGTTCTCTAAAATTGAGTCTTTTAAGTGGACTTGTCAATGTGAGAGGAGCAGCAAAATATCTCAGCGACACAAAGAAATCCTTTAAACAGCAAAGACTGACCCTACATTACCATTCAACCACCAAGTTTGAAGAACTGACCATGAACCACTTGGGTTCTGGAAAAATAGTTCACTATGAAGCGTTTGATAATGATGCAGCCACACATGTGGTGACTGCTGTGCTGTATGGGGCGAATGCTTGCTTTGTTTTTGACAGAGAAGTTTCATCAGATGAGGACAAAACCACTATTGAGGGGGAAGTAAAAGCTACATTTGATAAGCTGAAGGGCATTTCACTGGGTGCAGAGATTGATCTGAACATGAATGACAATCAGAAGAATGCCGTTCAAAAATTCAGCTGTACGTTTTATGGGGACTTTCAGTTGCCATCTAATCCAACCTCTTTTGAAGATGCTTTGAAGATTTTTGCTGATCTTCCAAAACTGTTAGGAGAGAAGAAAGAGCTTGCAGTTCCATTAAGAGTGTGGCTTTATCCTTTAGATAAACTACACACAAGTGCAGCAAAAGTTCAAAAAGACATCAGCACAGGTCTAATCAAAGCTGTGGAATCAGTTTTTGAGAGTTTAAGTACAACCGAAATGAAATGCGCTGATCTTCTGAAGGAGCCACCTGCTTTGGCTTTTGCAGCATTTAATGGTCAAATAATGCAGATGAGGGAAAACTGTTGCAGCTATAAGTTTAGTCTCATGAAAAAACTTGGCTCTCTGTTGCCAGAAATCCGTGGGGATCAGAAAAAGGAAACAGAGTTAAATGATCTTCTGCGTGATCATATGGAATCTCCATTCAGAGGTCAGAATCTTGAACATTGGGTGAAAGAGAAAGCAAAAGAATCTGCAGTAATTAAAACATTGATCAGACAACTGAATGATTACGGAGCAAAAGTGGAAGTGAATCTAGATGAAATCTTGATGGATCTGGAAGTTGAACATTTGGTTAGCTACACATTCACATCATTTGAGGGTCCAGATGTGCTCCTTTCTACACAGAAGGACTACTTGAGTCCAAAGGggcaaaagaaagagaatgcACCCAGTGCCAAATGGATGACGGGGCTTTCCTCTGATGCCAAAAAGAATATGAGGACCAACAcgactttatttaaaaacttgatCAAATCAAAACAGCGTAAACCAGCCAAATTTATTGTCGCATCAAAAGAAGTGAAAAACATTGAAGGTTCCTGCATTCTCCTTTATGAAAATGGATCTGATGAAGACATTTGCTTTACTCCTCCATTAAAACCAGCCTGTCCAGTTATTGAACAGATCAAAGGTCACAGTGTAGTCTTGCAGGTACCTACAACATGTCAAGCTACAGAAGACCTCAggttaatgtataaaataaaggaaGATAAAGACTGGAAATCTCAACATGTacaacagagcaaagaaacaTTAACTCTGACAGATCTAAGTCCAGACACAGAGTATGAGATTAAATATACAGCAGTTGGCAAACTGAACTACACCGTAGACAGTGATGTCATCCACATCACAGTCATAGACAAGAAGCTCATAAGTGCCACAGAGTCTGTCTTAGAGAGTCTGACTTTGACTGAAAAAAAGTGCAGTGAACTTGTGGATGACAGCAGATCAAAAATATTCGGTGCATTTAACAGAAAGATTCAAGACATGATGAAACACTGTCAAACCTACAGACAAGACTTAAGCACCAGAATTCAATCCTTGATCCACTCGATTCAAGCTTGTGAAAAAGGCATCTGTGATTTGGAATATCTTCTACAAGCTCATGAAGAATCTCCATTTAAAGCCACCAGTCTTAGAGAGTGGATCactataaaagaaaaagaattaAATGTAGTTTCTACAATTTTTCATCAACTTCTGGATTCTGGAGCAGAGGAACATATTAACCTGGATGAAATTTTGTCAGATATTAATGTGGAGAATGTGGTGTGCTACACATTCAGTTCTCTTGAGGAGCCAGATGAGTTTCTTTCTGATCATGAAAATTATCTAAAACATCAAATGATAAGGAGAGATTTGGAGAAGATGCCTGATGCAGTGTCTCGGACATGGCTCCAAGGAACagtaacagaaaaaataagagaacatttaaaactatttaaagacATAATGACTTCACATGGCAGTCAGTCCACAAAGTTTTTGGTTTCTTCAAAAGACCACACAATACATCTAGGTTCCTGCATTCTCTTCTATGAAAATGGATCTCATGAAGCTCTTTGCTTTGCTCCTCCATCAAAACCAGCCTGTCCAATCATTATACAGGTCAAAGGTTACAGTGTAGTTTTGAAAATACCTCCAACATGTCAAGCTACAGAAGACCTCAggttaatgtataaaataaaggaaGATAAAGACTGGAAATCTCAACATGTacaacagagcaaagaaacaTTAACTCTGACAGATCTAAATCCAGAAGCGGAGTATGAGATTAAATATACCGCAGTTGGCAAACTGAACTACACCGTAGACAGTGATGTCATCTACATCACAGTCATAGACAAGAAGCTCATAAGTGCCACAGAGTCTGTCTTAGAGAGTCTGACTTTGACTGGAAAAAAGTGCAGTGAACTTATGGATGACAGCAGATCAAAAATATTCGGTGCATTTAACAGAAAGATTCAAGACATGATGAAACACTGTCAAACATACAGACAAGACTTAAGCACCAGAATTCAATCCTTGATCCACTCGATTCAAGCTTGTGAAAATGGCATCTGTGATTTGGAATATCTTCTACAAGCTCATGAAGAATCTCCATTTAAAGCCACCAGTCTTAGAGAGTGGATCactataaaagaaaaagaattaTATGTAGTTTCTACAATTCTTCAACAACTTCTGGACTCTGGAGCAGTGGAACATAATAACCTGGATGAAATTTTGTCAGATATTAATGTGGAGAATGTGCTGTGCTACACATTCAGTTCTCTTGAGGAGCCAGATGAGTTGCTTTCTGATCATGAAAATTATCTAAAACATCAAATGATAAGGAGAGATTTGGAGAAGATGCCTGATGCAGTGTCTCGGACATGGCTCCAAGGAACAGTAACAGAAaaaatgagagaacatttaaaactatttaaagacATAATGACTTCACATGGCAGTCAGTCCACAAAGTTTTTGGTTTCTTCAAAAGACCACACAATCCATCCAGGTTCCTGCATTCTCTTCTATGAAAATGGATCTCATGAAGCTCTTTGCTTTACTCCTCCATCAAAACCAGCTTGTCCAATCATTAtacaggtcaaaggtcacagtGTAGTTTTGAATGTACCTCCAACATTTCAAGATACAGAAGACCTCAGgttaatgtataatataaaggAAGATAAAGACTGGAAATCTCAACATGTacaacagagcaaagaaacaTTAACTCTGACAGATCTAAGTCCAGACACAGAGTATGAGATTAAATTTACAGCAGTTGGCAAACTGAACTACACCGTAGACAGTGACGTCATCTACATCAAAGTCATAGACAAGAAGCTCATAAGTGCCACAGAGTCTATCTTAGAGAGTCTGACTTTGACTGAAAAAAAGTGCTATGAACTTGTGGATGACAGCAGATCAAAAGTATTCGGTGCATTTAACAGAAAGATTCAAGACATGATGAAACACTGTCAAACCTACAGACAAGACTTAAGCACCAGAATTCAATCCTTGATCCACTTGATTCAAGTTTGTGAAAATGGCATCTGTGATTTGGAAGATCTTCTACAAGCTCATGAAGAATCTCCATTTAAAGCCACCAGTCTTATCGAATGGATCactataaaagaaaaagaattaAATGTAGTTTCTACAATTCTTCAACAACTTCTGGACTCTGGAGCAGAGGAACATAATAACCTGGATGAAATTTTGTCAGATATTAATGTGGAGAATGTGCTGTGCTATACATTCAGTTCTCTTGAGGAGCCAGATGAGTTTCTTTATGATCATGAAAATTATCTAAAACATCAAATGATAAGGAGAGATTTGGAGAAGATGCCTGATGCAGTGTCTCGGACATGGCTCCAAGGAACAGTAACAGAAaaaatgagagaacatttaaaactatttaaagacATAATGACTTCACATGGCAGTCAGTCCACAAAGTTTTTGGTTTCTTCAAAAGACCACACAATCCATCCAGGTTCCTGCATTCTCTTCTATGAAAATGGATCTCATGAAACTCTTTGCTTTACTCCTCCATCAAAACCAGCCTGTCCAATCATTAtacaggtcaaaggtcacagtGTAGTTTTGAATGTACCTCCAACATGTCAAGCTACAGAAGACCTCAggttaatgtataaaataaaggaaGATAAAGACTGGAAATCTCAACATGTacaacagagcaaagaaacaTTAACTCTGACAGATCTAAATCCAGAAACGCAGTATGAGATTAAATACACCGCAGTTGGCAAACTGAACTACACTGTAGACAGTGACGTCATCTACATCAAAGTCATAGACAAGAAGCTCATAAGTGCCACAGAGTCTGTTTTAGAGAGTCTGACTTTGACTGAAAAAAAGTGCAGTGAACTTATGGATTCcagcagaacaaaaatattCGGTGCATTTAACAGAAAGATTCAAGACATGATGAAACGCTGTCAAACCTACAGACAAGACTTAAGCACCAGAATTCAATCCTTGATCCACTCGATTCAAGTTTGTGAAAATGGCATCTGTGATTTGGAAGATCTTCTACAAGCTCATGAAGAATCTCCATTTAAAGCCACCAGTCTTATAGAATGGATCactataaaagaaaaagaattaAATGTAGTTTCTACAATTCTTCAACAACTTCTGGACTCTGGAGCAGAGGAACATAATAACCTGGATGAAATTTTGTCAGATATTAATGTGGAGAATGTGCTGTGCTATACATTCAGTTCTCTTGAGGAGCCAGATGAGTTTCTTTCTGATCATGAAAACTATCTAAAACATCAAATGATAAGGAGAGATTTGGAGAAGATGCCTGATGCAGTGTCTCGGACATGGCTCCAAGGAACAGTCCGAGACAAAATGAgggaacatttaaaaaaatttaaagacATAATGACTTCACATGGCAGTCAGTCCACAAAGTTTTTGGTTTCTTCAAAAGACCACACAATCCATCCAGGTTCCTGCATTCTCTTGTATGAAAATGGATCTCATGAAGCCCTTTGCTTTACTCCTCCATCAAAACCAGCCTGTCCAATCATTAaacaggtcagaggtcacagtgTAGTTTTTGAGATGCCTTCACCGTGTCCTGAGACGGTAGAGCTTAAGTTACTGTACAAAATgaaggaagagagagaatggAAATCTCAACATGTGCATAAGAGCCAAGATACAGTAACTCTAGAAGATCTCAGTCCAGACACACAGTATGATGTTAAATATACAGCAGTGGGGAAACTCAACTACACCACAGACAGTGATGTAATCAGAGTTGAAGAG GGGGGGACAAGGACCACGAGAGATAATG GTGGGGTCAAGCTGTTCTCTGACTTGGCTGGAAAAACAAATGGTGGTCATAAGAGTTTTTTTGATACTTTGGAGAACCGAATAAAAGATCTGAGAGAAGTTCCTACAATGGATGACAGTGACATTTTTCTAGTCTACTGTCCTCTTGTTTCTCGACATGGCAATGATATAGAAGCAGCGCTTAAAAGATTCACTGACTCTACAG CTTCTAAGCTGAAAGTTCTGGTGGTGCTACATCACACATTTGACCCAGAGAAAACTGTACCAGACAGCAGCAGACGTGTCAACAGGACAGATATACTGACAGTGGACTGTCTGTTCTATGAAGACACAGGATTACTGAAGTGTCAGAAAAATGATGATGCAATCGACAAAGTTGTGAACTTGTTAAGGCAGCAG AGAAAGGAAAAGTATGTCAACGAATTTCAATCTCGTG AAGGTCCTCTACATAAAAATGTTGCACCGAATGACAATctgagaaaagaaaatgaaaaacatccaACAGAACTCGACAAAGACAAAAGAAATCCTCAGGGGGAAAACAAAGAAGTGAGCAAACTGTcaagtgagaaagagagagtggcAAAGACCCCATCAATCCAGTCGGAAAGCA GGAAAATCAAACTATGCTCCATTCTGGCTGGAAAGACAAATATATCACCTGAGAGGTTTACTGGCACCCTGAAAAAAGAAATTCCGAATCTGATGGAAGTTTCAATGGATGAGAGTGacattgttttggttttctgtCCTATTGTTTCTCGAGCTGGAACTGATATTGAAGCAGCACTGAAAATATTCACTGACTCTACAG ACTCTAAACTGAAAGTTCTAGTGGTGCTACATCACACTTTTGACACAGAGAAAACTGTACCAGACAGCAGCAGATGTGTCAACAGGACAGATATACTGACAGTGGACTGTCTGTTCTATGAGGACACAGGATTGCTAAAGTGTCAGAAAAATGATGATGCAATCGACAAAGTTGTGAACTGGTTAATACAGCAG GGGGAGAAAAAAGGTGTCAAAGTATGTCGATGGCAAG TTGAAACAGACCAATCATCATCTTTTTGGTCAAGGCTCTCTGGTCCATTTAAG GGAAATAAACAGGGATCTTCAAGTGACA ATATGTAG